The Sphingosinicella humi genome has a window encoding:
- a CDS encoding class I SAM-dependent methyltransferase, which yields MERVVYDRMAELDSRHWWYRARREILARLIERKIRLPKDARILEIGCGTGHNLAMLRRFGHVDGIEIDAAARAIASRRLGHAVSEARLPDLPGVPTHHYDLVAILDVLEHVGEDSASLASIARRLKPGGRILITVPAFPWMWSTHDVVNHHHRRYTRGSLRKAVAEAGLHVEFLSWFNSLLFPLAAAARLAGRLTGKEDSDDKLPPGPVNGLFETLFGFERHLIGRMPFPPGVSLVAIVSAS from the coding sequence ATGGAGCGTGTCGTCTACGACCGCATGGCGGAGCTCGACAGCCGCCATTGGTGGTACCGGGCGCGGCGGGAGATACTGGCCCGCCTCATTGAACGGAAAATCCGGCTGCCGAAGGACGCCCGCATCCTCGAAATCGGCTGCGGAACCGGTCACAATCTCGCCATGCTCCGCCGCTTCGGCCACGTCGATGGGATCGAGATCGACGCGGCCGCCCGGGCGATCGCCAGCCGCCGTCTCGGCCATGCCGTGAGCGAGGCAAGGCTTCCGGACCTCCCCGGCGTTCCCACCCATCACTACGATCTCGTCGCGATCCTCGACGTGCTGGAGCATGTCGGGGAGGATAGCGCCTCGCTCGCCAGCATCGCCCGCCGGCTGAAGCCAGGCGGCCGCATCCTGATCACGGTCCCGGCCTTCCCCTGGATGTGGAGCACGCACGACGTCGTGAACCACCATCATCGTCGCTACACTCGCGGGTCCCTCCGCAAGGCTGTCGCGGAGGCAGGGCTGCATGTCGAGTTCCTGAGTTGGTTCAACAGTCTTCTCTTCCCGCTCGCCGCCGCCGCACGGCTGGCGGGACGGCTGACCGGCAAGGAGGACAGCGACGACAAGCTGCCGCCCGGACCCGTCAATGGACTGTTCGAGACGCTGTTCGGCTTCGAGCGTCACCTCATCGGGCGAATGCCCTTCCCGCCTGGGGTCTCGCTGGTCGCGATCGTCTCGGCCTCGTGA
- a CDS encoding GtrA family protein, translating to MDGVSVLFGQLVRYGLTGAFVTALGAALYWVTATFLGVHPLIANWLAHLLCVAIGYVLHSRWSFRGHGGRDNPARRTGRFFLVTLVSFCLNSIFVWILTGPLLDGPTWWPIVPMLFVTPFVTFALNRRWVFV from the coding sequence ATGGATGGCGTTTCAGTCCTGTTCGGCCAGCTTGTCCGCTATGGCCTTACCGGCGCCTTCGTCACCGCGCTCGGCGCCGCCCTCTATTGGGTCACGGCGACGTTCCTGGGCGTCCATCCGCTCATCGCCAATTGGCTCGCCCATCTGCTTTGCGTCGCCATCGGCTACGTTCTGCACAGCCGCTGGAGTTTCCGGGGGCATGGCGGTCGCGACAATCCGGCGCGCCGGACGGGTCGTTTCTTTCTCGTCACCCTGGTAAGCTTCTGTCTCAATAGCATATTCGTCTGGATATTGACCGGACCGTTGCTGGACGGCCCCACCTGGTGGCCGATCGTGCCCATGCTGTTCGTGACGCCCTTCGTCACCTTCGCCCTCAACCGCCGCTGGGTTTTCGTCTAA